The following coding sequences lie in one Enterococcus sp. 9E7_DIV0242 genomic window:
- a CDS encoding HAD family hydrolase produces MNTVVFDVDDTIYDQQAPFRAAVKRIYPDFPVEKMHELYIRFRYHSDVTFEKTITGEWTLAYMRFYRLDESLKDLGYPATTEEESASFQKAYEDELGKIVMHPEVAKVLDYLSQKQVPLGIITNGPTDHQYKKVKQLNLESWVLSDNIIISQSTGFQKPDKEIFDLAARQFAMNPETTLYVGDSFENDVVGAHNGGWQSLWFNHRLRAVPKNTELTYVKEVTCFDELFASIKELV; encoded by the coding sequence ATTAACACAGTTGTTTTTGATGTTGATGATACCATCTATGATCAGCAAGCACCTTTCAGAGCTGCAGTGAAAAGAATTTATCCTGATTTCCCTGTTGAAAAAATGCACGAGCTTTATATTCGTTTCCGTTACCATAGTGATGTGACGTTTGAAAAAACGATTACCGGTGAATGGACATTGGCGTATATGCGCTTCTACAGACTGGATGAATCATTAAAAGATTTGGGTTATCCAGCAACAACAGAAGAGGAAAGTGCTTCTTTTCAGAAGGCCTACGAAGATGAGCTAGGAAAAATCGTTATGCATCCTGAGGTTGCGAAAGTATTGGATTATCTTAGCCAGAAACAAGTTCCTTTAGGTATCATTACAAATGGTCCGACTGACCATCAGTACAAAAAAGTAAAACAACTAAACCTAGAATCTTGGGTTCTATCTGATAATATTATTATCTCTCAAAGTACTGGCTTCCAAAAACCTGATAAAGAAATTTTCGATCTAGCAGCTCGACAGTTCGCTATGAATCCTGAAACAACCCTTTATGTTGGGGACAGTTTTGAGAACGATGTCGTCGGTGCTCACAATGGTGGTTGGCAGTCTTTATGGTTTAATCATAGACTAAGGGCTGTGCCAAAAAATACGGAGCTGACCTATGTGAAAGAAGTCACCTGCTTTGATGAACTATTCGCCTCAATTAAAGAACTTGTTTAA